The Indicator indicator isolate 239-I01 chromosome 32, UM_Iind_1.1, whole genome shotgun sequence genome contains a region encoding:
- the KIAA2013 gene encoding uncharacterized protein KIAA2013 homolog — MWLQQRLKGLPGLLSSSWARRLLLLLALLLVAYWYLGAVRRRGAWRGAEPRGPAALCLQAATGIWRAQAERGDALPLPEEATGAGGPGPGLALAGNGFLLLDVVAGRLWVSAAGSGGGPALATEYPALVRLRALGGRGEARAVLAALRDGAVRRVRCVQTGSGAGAGDCVTVREEVVAHRSRPHLYLQRIRIANPTERVAAFEASAPASAPSLGGRFATSLEKVEERQFLLSSGRLLLAGSPKVVLMVVAAKKLVSRVQVAPKSQFDETVLSVVYTSEPIEVSRLEETFSKLRESAKKEMMEVMQMGVEDLFQEHQQTWSDLFISGVEMRKITDLHTPSSVTVNMTLYYVLSTMPAPLLDPLISGEDREKMEASLNYADHCFSGHATMHAENLWPAKLTSVTQILQLSDLWKLTLQKRGCKGLVAAGVHGLMQGMVLSFGGLQFTENHLQFQADPDVLHNSYSLRGIHYNKDLINLAVLLDAEGKPFLHVSVKFQDKPVRLYACEAGCMNEPVELTSEARGHTFPVMVTQPITPLLYISTDLVHLQDLRHTLHLKAILAHEEHMAKQYPGLPFLFWFSVASLITLFHLFLFKLIYNEYCGPGAKPLFRSKV, encoded by the exons atGTGGCTGCAGCAGCGGCTGAAGGGGCTGccggggctgctctccagcagttgGGCGcggcggctgctgctgctgctggcgcTCCTGCTCGTCGCCTACTGGTACCTGGGGGCGGTGCGGCGGCGGGGCGCGTGGCGGGGGGCTGAGCCCCGCGGCCCTGCCGCCCTCTGCTTGCAAGCGGCCACGGGCATCTGGCGAGCGCAGGCCGAGCGCGGCGATGCGCTGCCGCTGCCAGAGGAGGCGACTGGGGCCGGCGGGCCGGGGCCAGGCCTGGCGCTGGCGGGTAACGGCTTCCTACTGCTGGACGTGGTCGCCGGCCGCCTCTGGGTGTCGGCGGCGGGATCCGGCGGCGGCCCGGCGCTCGCCACCGAGTACCCTGCATTGGTGCGGCTGAGGGCGCTGGGCGGGCGCGGCGAGGCGCGGGCTGTGTTGGCGGCGCTGCGGGACGGTGCCGTGCGGCGGGTGCGCTGCGTCCAGACCGGTTCCGGGGCGGGCGCCGGGGACTGCGTGACGGTGcgggaggaggtggtggcccACCGGAGCCGGCCGCATCTCTATCTGCAGCGCATCCGCATTGCCAACCCCACCGAGCGGGTGGCCGCCTTCGAGGCTTCGGCCCCAGCTTCTGCGCCCTCGCTGGGTGGCCGCTTCGccaccagcctggagaaggtggaggagaGGCAGTTCTTGCTGTCTTCTGGTCGCCTGCTGCTGGCCGGGAGCCCCAAGGTGGTGCTTATGGTGGTGGCTGCCAAGAAGCTGGTGAGCCGGGTGCAGGTTGCACCCAAATCCCAATTCGATGAAACCGTGCTGTCCGTGGTGTACACCTCAGAGCCCATCGAGGtctccaggctggaggagaccttcaGCAAGCTAAGGGAATCAGCCAAGAAAGAGATGATGGAGGTGATGCAGatgggagtggaagatcttttccaagagCACCAACAGACTTGGTCTGACCTGTTCATTTCAG GGGTTGAAATGAGAAAGATCACAGATTTGCATACACCATCCAGTGTGACTGTTAACATGACCCTCTACTATGTGCTGTCAACCatgccagctcctctgctagATCCGCTCATTAGTGGTGAGGACAGAGAAAAAATGGAAGCCAGCTTGAACTATGCTGACCACTGCTTCAGCGGCCACGCAACCATGCACGCAGAGAACTTGTGGCCGGCAAAGCTGACCAGTGTCACCCAGATCTTGCAGCTCTCAGACCTGTGGAAGCTAACTCTCCAGAAACGGGGATGCAAGGGGCTTGTGGCAGCTGGAGTCCATGGACTTATGCAGGGAATGGTGCTTAGTTTTGGGGGGCTGCAGTTCACAGAAAACCATCTTCAGTTTCAGGCTGACCCTGATGTACTTCATAACAGCTACTCCTTGCGTGGGATCCATTACAACAAGGACTTGATTAATCTAGCTGTCCTGCTGGATGCTGAAGGAAAGCCCTTCTTGCATGTGTCTGTGAAATTCCAAGACAAGCCAGTCAGACTCTATGCGTGTGAGGCAGGCTGTATGAACGAGCCTGTGGAGCTGACCTCAGAGGCACGAGGTCATACCTTCCCTGTCATGGTGACTCAACCCATCACACCACTGCTTTATATATCGACAGATTTGGTCCACTTGCAGGACCTGAGACACACACTCCATCTAAAAGCTATTCTCGCTCACGAGGAACACATGGCCAAGCAATACCCAGGCCTGCCCTTCCTGTTCTGGTTCAGCGTGGCCTCCTTAATCACGTTGTTTCACTTGTTTCTATTCAAACTCATCTACAATGAATATTGTGGGCCAGGAGCCAAGCCACTCTTCAGGAGTAAGGTATAA